Genomic DNA from Myxococcales bacterium:
TGGCGCTCATCTTGATGCTCTGGGTCGCGCTATTAGGGTCGTCGCTGGCGACCTATGAACGCAGCCACTTGGCGCTGGAATTTGGCGAGAAGCTGTGGCCGGCGCGTCTGCGCCATCTGATCAAGGCGCTGGCCCACGGCGTCACCGCGGCGTTTTGCGTGATTGCCATTTACATCACCTATCACTCGCTCATGGATGAAGTGAAAATTGGGCGGGTCAGCGGGGTCGAAGCCATTCCGATGTGGGTGGTGTTTCTGATTTTTCCGTATGCCTTTGCGGCGATGGCCGTGCGCTATCTCGCGCAGGCAATTACCACGGCAACTAAGACCGAGGCACCCGTCGAAGAAAGGCTGCCATCATGAAGGCATTTCTCGCGCTGCTATTTTTGGCGCTGCTCGGGGCGCCGCTATTTGTCATCGTCGGCACCGTTAGCGGCGTCGCCTTTCTCGACTATGCGCCGGCGCTCGGGCTATCGACGGTGCTCGATCCGTTTGCCGAATTGCTCGCCAACAAGCAATTCTTAGCGATTCCGCTGTTCATCGGCGCCGGCCAGCTCATGACCGAGGGCGGCATGGCGCGGCGTATGGTCGACTTTATGCGCGCGCTCTTATGCTGGTTGCCCGGTGGTCTGGGCATGGCCGCGGTATTTGCGTGCATGGGCTTTGCCGCGATCTCGGGTTCATCACCGGTGACGCTGATTGCGGTCGGCTCGATCATGGTGCCCGCCATGGTCAAGGCCAAGTACGACGAGAATTTCTCGATGGGCCTGGTGATGACGGCGGGCTCGCTGGGGTGCCTGGTCATTCCTTCGCTAATTTTGATGATCTATTCGCTCGCGGTGAGTTCGAGCAATGCGTCGGTGCAGGCGAGCGATATGTTTATTGCGTCTGCGGTGCCGGCGGGGCTGATCGCGCTCACGCTCTGCATTTACTCGGCGTGGGCAAATCGCAACGCGGCGCGAGAAACGTTTTCTTGGGCACAGGTCGTCGCAGCGGGAAAAGAAGGCGTTTGGGCCCTCATGCTGCCGGTGGTGGTGTTCCTCGGCATCGTCATGGGGTTCTTCGCGCCGTTTAAGGCTGGTGCCTTTGCGTTTGTTTATGCCCTGCTGGTGACCACGCTGGTGCACCGCGAGCTAAACCTACGCAAGGTCTTCTCGGTGCTCGCCGACGCGAGCCGGCTGATGGGCATGCTGATTTTGATCATCGGCCTGACATTTGGCATTAACAAGCTGATCGTCGAGGTGGGCGCAGATCAGGCGATCGCGGCATGGGTGGAGCCGCTGGGGCCGGTCGCGTTTATGTTGCTCGTCAACGTGCTGCTGATCGTGCTCGGCGCGCTGATGGACTCGGTCTCGGCGACGCTGCTGTTTGCGCCTATCTTGGCGCCGATCGCCATGGCCAAGGGCATCGACCCGGTGCACTTTGGCATTGTCTTCGTGGTCAACATGGAAATTGGCTACCTGGCGCCGCCGGTGGCGACCAACTTGTTCGTCGCCTCGGCGCTATTTAAAAAGCCCTTTGGCCAGGTCAGCCGCGCGGTCTTGCCAGGGCTTGCGCTCACCGTGGTCGCGCTGCTGTTCTTTATTTTTGTGCCCACGATCAGCAAGGGCGCGCTCAATGCCAAGCGCGGCGATGACGTCTGGGAGTCGTTTCCGTGGGACGGCCAGCCGTATCGCGACAAGCATCCCGGCAATTCGCCCAAATCGCTCGAAGACATTGGCGGCGGGCTAGGCGAGGTGAAGTCTGATGAGCTCAACAAGCAGGGCGACGACGACTACTACTTTAAAGATGGCGGTGGCGACGCCGGGCCCAAGGCCCCCGCGCCCGACGGTGCGGTGCCCAACGCGGCCGCGCCCGATGCAGCGCCGGCTAACCCAGATGATGCCGCGATCGATCTAACCAACGTCCAGCTGTGACAGCCGCGCCGTGGTCGCGGTAATGGCCGGCGGATTTTGGTCGGCGACGACGAAGCGGCGGCCAAGCCCGTGGGCGGCGACGGCGGTGGTGCCAGAGCCACTAAACCAATCGGCCACCCACTCGCCAGGCTGGGTTGTGGCCTTGATGACGCGCTCAAGCAGGCGCAGCGGCTTTTGCGAGGGATAGCCGACGCGCTCGGCATCGCTGTGGTTGAGCGTCTCGATGTCGCTCCACCAATCTTCGGGCACCTTGCCTGCCCCCAGCGGATATTCGTAGGTCTTGCCGCTGCGGCGATCGGTCTTGCTTTGCACGCGCGTGCCATCTGGCCGCGTGATGAGCTTCATGTGGCTACCGGCACGCCGTGGGATGGCGATGGCGTCGGGATAAAACGACCACTGCTCGCTCTTGGCGTACCACAGTATGGTGTCGTGTTTTTGGCCAAAGCGGCGCGGCGATTTGCCGCCAACCGCATAGCACCAAATGATTTCGTTGACGAACAGGTCGGGCCCAAAGAGTTCGTCGAGCAGGACCTTCACGTAGTGCACGGCGCGCCAGTCGAGATGCACGAACAAGGAGCCCGTGGCGGTAAGCACGCGCTGGCTGTGCTCAAGCCACGGCAATAAAAACTGCGTCAAGGCGCGCGGCGACGCCAGGTCATCGCGATAGGTGGCGGCGCGGCCCGCCTGGGTCTTGCCGGTGCCAAAGGGCGGATCGATATAAACGCATTGCACGCTCGCTTCCGGCCACAGCGCAGCGAGCGCAAGGCTATTTCCGCTGGCGACAACACTCTGTTCCGAGAAGATCGCCTGCTCGATTAGCGCGACATCATCTACGCGCACGCTGGCAAACGCCGACACCGCGGCACTGTATGCCAGGGCTTTGCTTATGGGAAGCAGATGCAATTGGTTCTGGATATGGATATCGTCCCGCTGAAGGCGGCCCGCTCGGCCGTTGTTGGCATCGTCGCACCTGTCACACCGGCGAGGAATCTTGTTGACGCCCTGCAGGGGCCAGGCTAGAAGCGGCGTGATGCGGCTTCGGTTAACCAGCCTTTGTGGCTATCGTTTGCTTTCGGTTGGAGTTGTGGTGCTTGCCGCGTGTGCTCCCCAGCAAACTTCGACTCCAGTATCTGCTCCCGCCGACGCTCTAACTTCGGATGACGGCGGGAACAATCATCCTGACGCGGCTGCCGATGCTCCCCTTGCGCCTTTTCATCCAACAAGAATCATCACAATTAACGCACATGCTGCACCGCGCATTCTGATTTTAAGTCTGCAAGGCGAAATCTTGGATGGAATTGACATCCCAGCGGAGTATTGGAAAGCCGAGCAATCCGCAATGCGTGGCATTGTCGAGGATGCCGCAGGCCGAATTCATATTTTTGTGGGGACATTCAGCCCCTTCCTATTGTCCTACCACCAAGGACAGTGGACTCGCAGCGATCATTATCAATGGGGTATTCCAAACGTTACTTTTTATGGTCACTTGGCCGCAAAAAACAATACTGTTTTCGCCACGTCAGGTATCGGCGTGGCAAAAGGGCTCGCGACATTCGATTTGAGTCCTGGCGGAGCGCAGTCATTTGTCAGTTTCCGCAACACATCAGATGTTACCCTGGGGCTTGATGGCAACATCTACGCGATTAGTGAAGACGACGAGCTGTACGTTGTGACAGACGGCGAGGCGGCGGCCGTGCCGCACTACAGTCCACTACCCGATTTGTTCACGCTTGATGAATCCCTAGACATCTACGGCGTCTGGTCCCAGATAAGTCAAGTCCACCGACTTTCGCAAGGAGGCGAGTCCTCATCATCTCCGCAATATGCGCTCTTTAACGCCAAGGACATAGACTTGGCACCCGATGGCCTTATCGTTTTGTGCGCCGAAACCGGATTTGCAGTTACCAATCGCGAATTCGAACAAATCTACGTTAAAGAATTGGCGATGTCGGGCTTTTGTAGCTTTGGCTACCACTGATTCACTCATAGGCTGGGTAGACCGGGACCTCCAATCGTTGGAAGGTGCGGAAGGCCATCGCTGCCGGCGCCGTGCTATCTTAGCGGTGTGGACGGGCCTCTCGCAACTGCGGCGTTCGGACGCTGGTACCCCTTGGCGGCATTTGCTGAACATATTGAGGCGGGCGTCGGCGTATTTCAGGTGAAGCTCGCGAAGGGGCTCATCGACTATCCAAAGGGCAAGAGCGCGATGATCCACTATGGGTATGGCGCCTCGCTGCGGGACGAGGTGGGGTCGCTGGTCGCCGTAAAACAGACGGCGGGAGGGCAGGTTGACGCTTGGATGTGTCGGCACACAATTGAATTTCCAAGCGGGCGTGTTATGGAGGCGCAGCACTTGTACGAGCGCCTGCTGGCGCAATTTGTCAGCCGATTTGGAAGCGAACCGAGATTGCCATGCGCCTGATGCACACCGACGCCGATCTGCCCGTGGATGCCGCCGACGGCCCGCCCGTCGCGTTGCCACCGCGGCCCGAGCGGCGGCGGGTGAGCACGTCGTTTTTGTTCATGATGATCGTGCTGGTGGGCATGGTCGCGGCCATCTTCACCTTGTTTCCCAAGCGGCAAAATTTGCTGATGAGCGAGGCCATCGCGGCGCATCAGGCGCCACCGGCGTGGCAGCTCGCGGCGCCGCCGCTGGGCGAGCTCAAGGCGTGGTGGCTCGGCATGTTTGGCGATAAGGTGAAGTTGCCGGGCATTGCCGCCGAGGTGGTGCCGCTCGGCCTCGCCCACAAGACGCTGCATCGCCGCGCTACCGCCGTCGCGCGCGTGCGCGCGGCGGGCATCGAGGTCACCCTGTTAATGCAGCGCACGCCAGGCATGGCGCCGCGGCATAAAGAGCGCACGGTCGGCGAGCTCATCGCAATCGAATGGGCCATCGGGCCGTGGGCGTATGTGGCAGTAGGGCCCAGCGCGGCGGCGACGACGTGGCGGCCCTTGCTCGGCGTGCCGCGACGGCCAGAGCTAGCGCCGTAGCGGCGGCCTTGCCCGCTATGCTAGCGATAGCGGCGAAATAGCTCTTGTTGCCGCGTGTCGGTATTTTGCACCACGCCGCCGATGATGACGACCTTGGCCCAGGTTGAGATCTCAAACGGATCGCCACTCCACATCACGACGTCGGCGCGCGCACCAACTTCGAG
This window encodes:
- a CDS encoding TRAP transporter large permease subunit, with the protein product MKAFLALLFLALLGAPLFVIVGTVSGVAFLDYAPALGLSTVLDPFAELLANKQFLAIPLFIGAGQLMTEGGMARRMVDFMRALLCWLPGGLGMAAVFACMGFAAISGSSPVTLIAVGSIMVPAMVKAKYDENFSMGLVMTAGSLGCLVIPSLILMIYSLAVSSSNASVQASDMFIASAVPAGLIALTLCIYSAWANRNAARETFSWAQVVAAGKEGVWALMLPVVVFLGIVMGFFAPFKAGAFAFVYALLVTTLVHRELNLRKVFSVLADASRLMGMLILIIGLTFGINKLIVEVGADQAIAAWVEPLGPVAFMLLVNVLLIVLGALMDSVSATLLFAPILAPIAMAKGIDPVHFGIVFVVNMEIGYLAPPVATNLFVASALFKKPFGQVSRAVLPGLALTVVALLFFIFVPTISKGALNAKRGDDVWESFPWDGQPYRDKHPGNSPKSLEDIGGGLGEVKSDELNKQGDDDYYFKDGGGDAGPKAPAPDGAVPNAAAPDAAPANPDDAAIDLTNVQL
- a CDS encoding site-specific DNA-methyltransferase, whose protein sequence is MSAFASVRVDDVALIEQAIFSEQSVVASGNSLALAALWPEASVQCVYIDPPFGTGKTQAGRAATYRDDLASPRALTQFLLPWLEHSQRVLTATGSLFVHLDWRAVHYVKVLLDELFGPDLFVNEIIWCYAVGGKSPRRFGQKHDTILWYAKSEQWSFYPDAIAIPRRAGSHMKLITRPDGTRVQSKTDRRSGKTYEYPLGAGKVPEDWWSDIETLNHSDAERVGYPSQKPLRLLERVIKATTQPGEWVADWFSGSGTTAVAAHGLGRRFVVADQNPPAITATTARLSQLDVG